CTCGTTTCAACCCTGGTTTATCGCGTCCGGCTCCATGTAGATGAGCTCCCAGATATGACCATCAAGGTCCTGAAATCCATGCTGGTACATGAACCCGTAGTCCTTGGAATCCATAGGCGTGGTTCCGCCGCCGGTGACTGCCTTGCGCACCATTTCATCGATCTTCGCGCGGCTTTCGGACGATAAGCACACCAGCACTTCCGTGCTTTTCGTCGCATCGCAAATTTGCTTCGGAATAAAAGTCTTGAACTTCGCTTC
This portion of the Burkholderiales bacterium genome encodes:
- a CDS encoding glyoxalase/bleomycin resistance/extradiol dioxygenase family protein, with product EAKFKTFIPKQICDATKSTEVLVCLSSESRAKIDEMVRKAVTGGGTTPMDSKDYGFMYQHGFQDLDGHIWELIYMEPDAINQG